CACATACACAAACAAAGTGGATCTTTTCTTGTTTGGATCACAGGGATGCCTATTTAAGTTTGCCTTTATTAGATTTTGTATTGGAAGAAAAAGCAGAAGCTCATGTGTATTCTGTAGAATATTATAGAGAGCATAGGCAGCAGTTTTCTTCCTTAAGAGCTATTTTAAAAAAAAATGCCTCTTTTAATGCTATGCATTTGAGCGCAGGTGGCATGGTTTCTAGAGTAAATGCAGATATTTGTTTGAAAGAAAAAAACAGCAAAACCCAGTTAAAGGGCCTCTTTAATCTCTCTGGAAAAGCTACTTCACATTGTCATTTAACCGTTGAGCATAAAGCACCTGATACGAGTTCTTTGCAACACTTTAAGGGAATCTTAAATGATTGTAGTCGGTCAAGCTTTGAAGGGAAAATTAAAGTGGATTCTGAAGCACAAGGAACGCGAGCTTATCAGTTAAACAACAACTTGCTCTTAAGCCCCGGAGCAATTGCTAATAGTAAGCCTAATCTAGAGATTTTTGCAGATGATGTGAAAGCCTCTCATGGTGCTACCGTTTCTCAATTGAATGAAGAACAGCTCTTTTATTTAGAAACAAGAGGTTTGAGTCCTATAGAAGCTAAAGAAATGCTTCTTAGCGCTTATGCTCAAGAAATTATTCAAGAAGTCCCTTATCGCTCTTTAATAGAGCAAATTTTGAGAGAAATGTTTTGAACCAAGAATTTAATGTTTGGAAAATACGTCAAGATTTTCCCATGCTACGTCAGTTAATGCATGGCCGCCCTTTCATTTACTTAGATTCAGCAGCTACAGCTCAAAAGCCGCAGATTGTAATTAATGCGATATCTGATTTTTATACAAAACATTATGCAACGGTGAATCGCTCTGTTTATGATTTTGCTAGTAAAACAAGTGCTCATTACAACATTGTTCGCCAAAAGGTTAAACGCTTCTTAAACGCTGCTTTTGTTGAGGAAATTATATTTACCAAAAGCACAACAGAATCCATTAATCTTGTTGCTCATTGCTTGAGTAAACTTTGTTTGCAACCAGGTGATGAAGTGCTTATTTCTGAAATGGAACATCATTCCAATATTGTTCCTTGGTATATGTGCTGCAAGGAAAGAGGAGCTCAGCTTAAAGTAATTCCTGTAAATGAATCTGGAGAGTTAATTTTTGAAGAATTTCAAAAACTGCTTTCCGATAAGACCAAAATTGTAAGCATTGTACATATGTCAAATGTTTTAGGCACCGTTAATCCCATTGCAGAAATTGTTAAAGAAGCCCATGCAAAAGGTGCTAAAGTAGTTGTCGATGGGGCTCAAAGCGCACCTCATATGCTAATTGATGTGCAAAAGCTAGGGGTGGATTTTTATGCTTTTTCAGCACACAAAATGTATGGTCCAACGGGATTAGGAGTGTTATATGGCAAACGTTCTTTATTAGAAATGATGCCTCCTTATCAAGGAGGAGGAGATATGGTTGATGAAGTAGCATTTGATAGAATTACCTATCAAGAACCTCCTTTAAAATTTGAAGCAGGAACCCCTATGATTGCAGAGGTTATGGGTTTAGGAGCAGCGTTAGATTATATAGAAGCAATTGACCAAAAACTCATTGCGGCATGGGAAAAAGACCTACTTGAGTATGCAACTCAGCAACTTGTTGAAATTAAAGGATTAAAAATCATTGGGATAGCCCAAAAAAAAGGTCCTATTTTAAGCTTTTCTATTGATGGATTTCATCCCCTTGATTTAGCCACATTGCTTGATTTAAGAGGAATTGCGATGAGAACAGGACATTTATGTGCCCAGCCTATCTTAAAGCGTTATCATTTAAGCTCTTTATTAAGGATCTCTTTAGCTTTTTATAATACTTTTGAGGAAATTGATCTTTTTATTCATGCTCTAAAAGAAGCTCTACTGTTACTAAAACCTGAAATTTCTTATTAGCTATGAAGAGTTTGCAGATAAAATCTGCTTAAATATTCAGCAGGCTGTGAGTGTGTACCCTGAGATAGAAAAACTGTTAGTTTTCATGCTTTTAAAGATGGAAATTTTTCAGTTGAAAACTTAAAAAGTTCATTTAGCTAAAGAAAAAACACCAGAACTTTAAATTCTGGTGTTTTTTTATTTAAAAACTTTAGTTAGAAGTCAAAGTTTGCATGTAGTGTCCAACCCTGGTAAGTTAAATCTCCTAATGGAGCTGAACCAAGTACTGGAGTTGGGCCAAAAAGTAAGCTTTGATTGAAATACACGTGGTTTTCCCAGCCTAATTTCAAGCCAAGATGGAAGCGGTCTTCGCAGAAGTTGTAATCCCAACCCAATCCTAATTGAAGATCTATAACAGGTCTGCAAATACGGTAACTATCCTTAAATGAGTAATTGGTAATTCCAGATTCACTTAAAGTTTGTTTGGCCAGTCCATACTCAATAGCACCTGCTACGTTTCCGTAGACGCTAAATCCACCACAAAAACTCCACTGTGTGTTAAGACCTGATTCGATCCCAATTCCCCACCATTTATTTCTTCTCTGAGTGGCTTGGATGTCTGTAGGATTTGTAGCTATCCCAGAATAAGACGCGCGTAATCTTTGACGTAACCAATCGGCTCTTAATCCAAAGAAGGGACGTAGTGTTACCCATTTGCTTACAAAAAACTCGCGACCTGTATTGAGGCTAATCTGCTCAAGGCGATTATGATATTTTGCACTTGCAGTTGTAAAACCTACAGTAGCAGCACTTAATATAAGACCTGGTTTTCTTAAGACATTACCCGCAGTTGCTGTAGATCTGCCGTGGCGATTGCTAATTAAATGTGTCCAAGTAGCCGCTATATCCCAATTATCATGAGGTAGAGTGTAGTCAAGACCAACACGGAATCCCCAATTGTATTTTTGTTTTACTCTATCATTTCCCACAGGAAGACTAAGAGTTGTTGATTCCACAGCATATAGAAGGCTATCTTCTTGTAGCTGCCAAAGCAGAGCATCTGCAGATATTTGAAAGTCCCAGCCATTTCTGGTTAGAGGCATTCCAGGAGGATTGATCATTCCATTTGTTTCAAGGCAAGAAAAGCAATTTTCTAAATTAGGGGTAGTTAAGGTAGGCTTAACTAAATTAGGCCTAGGTAAATCAGGTCTAGCTAAATCAGGCGTAGCGCAATCATTGATATCGGCATACGTAAAGTTTAGAGTTAATAACATAGATGCAGCAATTGTAGGCCACATCTTTTTCAAGTTCCATTGCATATAAGATCCCTCTTTGAATTTAGATCATTTAATTTCAACAAACAACAATTACACCAGATACAAATTCATACTAAAACAAGAAGCAGGGCTTAAAAGCGCTACTTTTTGCTGAAAAAACTCACTTTGCATCATTTTTGTGGTTTAGGTGTAATTTTTATTTTGAATGCATCGACATCTATCTTATGTTAACACAAATAGATTGCAATAATTTTTTTTTGAATGAAAAAAAATTCAGTAAAAAAGCGAAGATCTTTTTTTTTAAATTTTGTATTTGTTAAGAATGAAAAAACACCAGTTTGGGTGAATATGTTCACTTAATCCTGGTGTCTATTTTCTTGCAATAGCAAAGACTTTACTTAGAAGTCAAAGCAAGCATGCAATGTAAAACCTTGGTAAGTCAGACTTCCACCAGAAGTGTTGTCTGAATAGTTGGTTGTGTTGTAAGACAAGAATCTGCTTTGATCAAAATATACATGGTTTTCCCAGCCTAATTTCAATCCAAAATGGAAGCCATCTTCGCAGAAATTGTAATCCCAAGCTAGTCCAAGTTGTAGATCTAGAATAGGTCTGCAAATATGGTAGCTTCTTCTAAATGAAGCATCAACACCGCCAGATTCACTGAGTTGTAGCTTTTGTAGACCATACTCAATCGCAGTGGCTACATTTCCGTAGATGCTAAATCCACCACAGAAACTCCATTGTGTGTTAAGTCCTGACTCAATCCCAAATCCCCACCATTTATTTCTTTGGTTGGTGCTTTGGGCCAAAGTAGCAGAGGTATAAGATGTACGTAGTCTTTGACGTAACCAATCAGCTCTTAGTCCAAAGAAGGGGCGTAGTGTTACCCATTTACTGATAAAAAATTCACGTCCTACGTTAAGATCAATCTGATCAAGACGGTTGTGATATTTTGAACTTGCAGCTGTATAACCTACAGTAGTAGCGTTTGCAAGACCTTGTACTTTTACCAAAACGTTTGGTGTAGCACCTGCAGTACTTGCTGTAGAATTACCATGGCGATTGCTAATTAGGTGTGTCCAAGAAAGATCTACATCCCAATTATCATGAGGCAAAGTATAATCAAGGCCAACACGGAATCCCCAATTGTATTTACTTTTTACTCCATCAGCTCCAACAGGAAGGCCAGTAGATGTTGTTTCTACAGCATAGCTAAGGCCATCTTCAAATAGTTGCCATAAAAGAGCATCTGCAGATACTTGAAAGTCCCATCCATTTCTAGTTAAAGGCATGGCAGGAGGGTTGATCATTCCATTTACGCCTCGTCTTTGCTCAAGGCAATTAAGACGATTCTCTATATTACGCAGGGATGATGAATCACCAAAATCCGCATACGTAAAGCTTGTTGCTAATAACATAGATGCAGCAATTGCGGGCCACACCTTTTTCAAATTCCATTGCATATAGATCCCCCTGGGTTTGGATCATTTAATTTCAATAAACGACAATTCGTAGCTGCCCACGGAGTTAACAACTTCTTTGCAAGAAATTAGCAATTCCGCAAGCAGCTACAATGTAGATATCTTGAAGATCATCGTATTTGCCTACAATGAACTTTGTAAACAGCTACATCTGATGCAAACTTGCCCTAAATGAAAAACCGCAAGGAAGAATAATCTCTTTTAAAGCGTATTCTGAGCAGTATTTTTTGTTTTGATAGCCTTATTTGCATCATTTTTATGGCTTCACTGTAATTTTTATTACGAATTC
This sequence is a window from Candidatus Rhabdochlamydia sp. T3358. Protein-coding genes within it:
- the sufD gene encoding Fe-S cluster assembly protein SufD — its product is MTGLTKQEQPLLLQYLEAQFEKLKTADALSFLRQLAWKKFQELGMPNRTQDAFKYVSLHDLAALAIDQIYDSPEIDKKHFESEVLPESKHSYFLFVNGCFHPNLSDFSALPSQIKVLSLSEAMHSHKAFLQNHLQQQIQRERDPFAALNLALHTNGLFVYIPPKIVVNTPIQCLHIVTEKVPFVAPRMQIVAGAHTQTKWIFSCLDHRDAYLSLPLLDFVLEEKAEAHVYSVEYYREHRQQFSSLRAILKKNASFNAMHLSAGGMVSRVNADICLKEKNSKTQLKGLFNLSGKATSHCHLTVEHKAPDTSSLQHFKGILNDCSRSSFEGKIKVDSEAQGTRAYQLNNNLLLSPGAIANSKPNLEIFADDVKASHGATVSQLNEEQLFYLETRGLSPIEAKEMLLSAYAQEIIQEVPYRSLIEQILREMF
- a CDS encoding SufS family cysteine desulfurase, with protein sequence MNQEFNVWKIRQDFPMLRQLMHGRPFIYLDSAATAQKPQIVINAISDFYTKHYATVNRSVYDFASKTSAHYNIVRQKVKRFLNAAFVEEIIFTKSTTESINLVAHCLSKLCLQPGDEVLISEMEHHSNIVPWYMCCKERGAQLKVIPVNESGELIFEEFQKLLSDKTKIVSIVHMSNVLGTVNPIAEIVKEAHAKGAKVVVDGAQSAPHMLIDVQKLGVDFYAFSAHKMYGPTGLGVLYGKRSLLEMMPPYQGGGDMVDEVAFDRITYQEPPLKFEAGTPMIAEVMGLGAALDYIEAIDQKLIAAWEKDLLEYATQQLVEIKGLKIIGIAQKKGPILSFSIDGFHPLDLATLLDLRGIAMRTGHLCAQPILKRYHLSSLLRISLAFYNTFEEIDLFIHALKEALLLLKPEISY
- a CDS encoding Lpg1974 family pore-forming outer membrane protein codes for the protein MQWNLKKMWPTIAASMLLTLNFTYADINDCATPDLARPDLPRPNLVKPTLTTPNLENCFSCLETNGMINPPGMPLTRNGWDFQISADALLWQLQEDSLLYAVESTTLSLPVGNDRVKQKYNWGFRVGLDYTLPHDNWDIAATWTHLISNRHGRSTATAGNVLRKPGLILSAATVGFTTASAKYHNRLEQISLNTGREFFVSKWVTLRPFFGLRADWLRQRLRASYSGIATNPTDIQATQRRNKWWGIGIESGLNTQWSFCGGFSVYGNVAGAIEYGLAKQTLSESGITNYSFKDSYRICRPVIDLQLGLGWDYNFCEDRFHLGLKLGWENHVYFNQSLLFGPTPVLGSAPLGDLTYQGWTLHANFDF
- a CDS encoding Lpg1974 family pore-forming outer membrane protein, translating into MQWNLKKVWPAIAASMLLATSFTYADFGDSSSLRNIENRLNCLEQRRGVNGMINPPAMPLTRNGWDFQVSADALLWQLFEDGLSYAVETTSTGLPVGADGVKSKYNWGFRVGLDYTLPHDNWDVDLSWTHLISNRHGNSTASTAGATPNVLVKVQGLANATTVGYTAASSKYHNRLDQIDLNVGREFFISKWVTLRPFFGLRADWLRQRLRTSYTSATLAQSTNQRNKWWGFGIESGLNTQWSFCGGFSIYGNVATAIEYGLQKLQLSESGGVDASFRRSYHICRPILDLQLGLAWDYNFCEDGFHFGLKLGWENHVYFDQSRFLSYNTTNYSDNTSGGSLTYQGFTLHACFDF